A stretch of DNA from Solea solea chromosome 11, fSolSol10.1, whole genome shotgun sequence:
AGCTGCCAAGAAAATAAGAGGTATGACATTATTAAGCCTCTGTAGTACTCTCATTTTCACTTGCAAAAATGAGGTAGCTTCAAGTATATTcagctaaataaaaaaaaaagtatgtttactaactatttcatgtcaaaatgtggaaaaaaatgtctATTAGTATgcagtttctttgtttcttcaaTCCCAGCAGGGGTTTACTTTGtgccttcattttattttttcactttcagtGGATGCAGGAGAGGAAAGAGCTGAGAGGCAGTTTGAAAAGccggacagagagcgagagcgcgacagggagagagagcgagaaagggACCGGGATCGtatcagagacagagacagggacgatgtgagggacagagagagcagagacagaagaaagcCGAGGAGGGAAGACATTGCACCATACAACAAGAACAAAAGAGGTAACGTGTACTTCCTACACAAGCATTTTTAAACCAatccaaaatgtttttatgtacagaggttgtatttttttttttgctttcaggTAGAAAGGATGATGAGATGGACCCCATGGATCCAAGTGCTTATTCTGATGCTCCAaggtaaaataattatttacagTCAGCAAAGGGAAGactagaccacacacacacacacacagtttaagtCAAACACACATCTAATTTATATGAAAATTAGGAAACTGCATCATGGGAATTGACAGACATGGTTACAGTCCATACATTTTGCACAAGCCCTAAGGAAACCCTTGCTCCTACATTTCCCATAATCCAACTAATCAAACACAACACCTAATAAGCGCAATGACATCACTCCGATACCATCACGGTTATTCTCACAGACTTAAAGCTTCTCCACAGTCATCGATCACATGTACAACTGTAATTATAGGAGGAGTCATGCTTGTCATGTTCATTAGACTGATCTATAATATTTGGAGTATGGTCGTTACATATAGAGTCAGTTTATTAAAGGATATGTTCATCATTACAGGGGTTCGTGGTCAACTGGTCTGCCCAAGCGCAACGAGGCAAAGACGGGTGCTGACACCACCGCAGCAGGGCCTCTGTTCCAGCAGCGGCCGTACCCCAGTCCAGGAGCTGTGCTCCGGGCTAATGCAGCAAACCAGATACCTAAGGAGTAAAGACTGCACTGCCACGGGGGAGACGCAGCTCGCCTGACACAGCATTTGCTGAACGATATCCCGTAATTGTTGTGaaatgtgtcagaaaatgtgctaCTAGTGCATCTACACTCTTGTCAAACATGTAGATCagttgtaaatatgtttttatatgaacTCAACTGACcctcttgttgtttttagggCAGTAAGTTCTTTTCATGGCAGACATTTTGTAAGGTCGCTGTAGGAAAAGCACgggtgaaaataataaaatgatgtaTGGCTGAGTTCCAGTTAGCTTCCTCATTTTCAGGGTGCATGTTGGCTTAATGTCATAGATACCAGACTAGTATGAGCCATTGTTAATGTTTTCAGCATCACCTGCTAACACATGTCAAAAAGGCTGTTGTTAAAAAGGCCTGTTATTAGTGTGCATTATGTAATAATAAATTGAACCAAACTGAAAATGACTCATTGCAGCTTTTAccaatgttttattaaaaaaattgcTGTGGAATAAaatctcatttcattttattctgaatatTACATAACAGATGGGATGAAAAAGAACTCGTAACATTTGACTAGACATGGGACGGTGTAAACATTTCCCAATGTGATAATCCTGACATAATTATTGCGATTCACGATATTGTGAGGATTGAAAAGTTTTTAACAAAATTTGTTTTAGTGCAGCCTTCTGTCTACACTTACACTGGTCAGAAATATCGCAGATGGGATacagtttttctgtgaaaaataattgaataagaTCATAATACGTCATGAGGAAAGATGCAGCTACCCATTGTGGCACattagaaaataaatcacatggaCTGTATGTTGGCGAGTAACAAAAGTCACTCACGTGACGTCATCTCCGTTCACGATTATCACAATAATAGAAATTCAAATTCAGTCAGTTGCACCAACATAGTGACATATGGAGTCATAGTCCAGCGAGAGCACTTTTTCATGTTGGTCGAGCTGAACTATCGCTCTGCACTTGTTCTTTTCCCGTTGGAGGATACGGCCGATCTGAAAAAACAAATAGATGACGAGTTATTAGTGTCAGTCCATCACATTCAATCGTATGCAGCAGGAAATTATGACTGCAGATCACTCACCTGACCCCTGTGTTCACCCAGTACAACCATTATAGAATCATGTTCACTTTTTGGAACAATGGTTTCCACCATATCCTGCTTCACATCTGCTGGCACAAGAAGAAACACTGTTtaaatttattattatatattatatttaaatttaccTCATTGTATTAACAGTTCAGTTAATGAATGTATGAGAGAACAAGTAATGACTTTGTTCATCATGATTTAACGCTGATAATTTGGGATAAAAACTCACTTTCCTCAGTGCCAATCGCTAACAATTACAGAGTGAATGTCTGCTAAAAGAATAAACTtaggtttcttttttatttcaaataataaataacaatgttcATTTAGCTCCAGAAATGCTGTGTTCTCTGTGAATCATTTAATGTATCAGTATATATTAGAAAATAAAGGGCCATTGCATAACAGCCATTGTCACATGTATTAACACAATGGGAATCCACATGCACCATGAAACTggggaagctaaatggaactgaGCCATCATTAATTTCATTATTAACATCTATGATTTGTCTACTGTAACATCTCAAAATAGCTGTAGGGAGTGGAAACTAACATGGTATAATCTATTACAACTATCCATAAGTGATCTAAAAACCACATTATCTACTTCCTGCAGTTCATCGGGTTTAACAAAAACAGATGGACATCTATAAGCAGAGGGAAATACCCAACTCAACAGCTTTCGCAAAACACCTCTGTTTAGCCAGatgttatttcttttacagttcTAATTCGAGagtgagaggggagagaaaCTAGAGTTAACACCAACAGACACTGAGATGCCACTAATGACGTACCGTCTAACAGTCTTCCCTCTTCAGTTCGACACACGCACGTATTTGGTGTCAGGACGTCCTCCACACACATCTAGAAGAGAACAAGGCAGATGGTTCAAATGTATCACACCAGTATCTACCACAAGTATTCGCACCAGAGTAAGATGTACGTGTAAAATTAAATGGGAAATTATCTTTTCAAACAAGatggactaaaaacacatttccaggGGCCTGGTACACAAAAGTAGAATTAAGAAATATAAGATATCTGAGGAAGTGGGCCTTAATCTATGCTAATAAATTCATCCTGGCTTAGTCAGCTGCACTAACGTCAAACCAGGACGAGAAGGTGCATCTTGGTCAAGCCAGGTGTAACCAAGCGAACAGCAGCTTCTAATGAAAACTTATGAAGAGAAAAAGCCTGGCTGAACTGTATAAACGGTCCGACTGAATGCATATTTAGCCCAATATAAGAGTTTTCATGCTGTTCTATACTGTAAACTGAGGTTGGTTCCTTTGACGACATCAACAGTTTGTGTATCAAAACAGAGGtatcctacaaaataaaacttcagGAAAAGCATTTTTCCCCCTGCTTATTTGTGCAAATTAAAATTAGCCCCTCACTAAAATCATCATATTTGCAATTTGCAATTGATTTTTCCAATTGCAAATCGCAAATATCTCCTTCATGTTTATCTGGGAGGCGTTTGACGTGTTTAGTCCAGTGACTGATCACACAAGGGAATAATGCAAAGCAACATGAGTTTACCTACTGAGACTTTACTTTGTGAAATTAGTGATTAATATTGTTATAAAGTAATATGTGTGTGCTATAGCAGCGTA
This window harbors:
- the pqbp1 gene encoding polyglutamine-binding protein 1 codes for the protein MPLPPALLARLSKRGIVKASEKEADEEIIAEDYDDNNVDYEATRIENLPPNWYKVFDPACGLPYYWNVETELVAWLSPNDPTAVITKAAKKIRVDAGEERAERQFEKPDRERERDRERERERDRDRIRDRDRDDVRDRESRDRRKPRREDIAPYNKNKRGRKDDEMDPMDPSAYSDAPRGSWSTGLPKRNEAKTGADTTAAGPLFQQRPYPSPGAVLRANAANQIPKE